The Trichomycterus rosablanca isolate fTriRos1 chromosome 22, fTriRos1.hap1, whole genome shotgun sequence genome has a window encoding:
- the dus1l gene encoding tRNA-dihydrouridine(16/17) synthase [NAD(P)(+)]-like, producing MEKLQGFEFWRRTLRGARFVVAPMVDQSELAWRLLSRRHGAELCYTPMLHAQVFIRDASYRRENLFNEICPEDRPLITQFCANDPEAFVQAALLAQDHCDAIDLNIGCPQMIAKRGHYGVFLQDEWDLLERMVKLANEKLKVPVTCKIRVFPEVEKTVKYAKMLERAGCQLLTVHGRTKDQKGAQTGVASWEHIKAVREAVNIPVFANGNIQHLSDVQRCMEETGVHGVMSAEGNLHNPALFEGRNPPVWEVAEEYLEVVKEHTPCTLSHVRAHLFKLWHHTLQIHQDLREDLAKAKNLSAIEEVNRQLKRRCQEEMSKDESERLQTGLPFPHWICQPYVRPAPKDPGSENGVRVASVKRALEDSDSSSDSLSKNKQKKKMRNPQKNFCPELKPKYIRCEQCGNPKGNKCVFNLCRGCCKKKAYKEVADCPSHGLRFKTKALKQKLAVQTESPTES from the exons ATGGAGAAGCTGCAGGGGTTCGAGTTTTGGCGGAGGACTCTGCGGGGCGCGCGCTTCGTCGTGGCGCCCATGGTGGATCAGAGCGAGCTGGCGTGGAGGCTGCTGAGCCGCAGACACGGAGCCGAGCTCTGTTACACGCCCATGCTGCACGCCCAGGTCTTCATCCGCGACGCCAGCTACCGCCGGGAGAACCTGTTCAACGAGATCTGTCCTGAGGACCGACCTCTGATCACACAG TTCTGTGCTAACGACCCGGAGGCGTTCGTGCAGGCGGCTCTGTTGGCTCAGGATCACTGCGACGCCATCGACCTCAACATCGGCTGCCCTCAGATGATCGCCAAACGAG GTCACTACGGGGTGTTCCTGCAGGACGAGTGGGATCTGCTGGAGAGGATGG TTAAACTCGCCAACGAGAAGCTGAAGGTTCCGGTGACCTGTAAGATCCGAGTGTTCCCAGAGGTCGAGAAAACCGTCAAGTACGCCAAGATGCTGGAGAGGGCGGGTTGCCAG CTGCTCACCGTTCACGGCAGAACCAAAGATCAGAAGGGAGCTCAGACCGGCGTGGCCAGCTGGGAGCACATCAAAGCCGTACG AGAAGCCGTGAACATCCCGGTGTTCGCTAACGGAAACATTCAGCACCTGAGCGACGTGCAGCGCTGCATGGAGGAGACGGGCGTACACGGGGTCATGAGCGCAG AGGGGAACCTGCACAACCCGGCGCTGTTCGAGGGTCGTAACCCCCCCGTGTGGGAGGTGGCGGAGGAGTACCTGGAGGTGGTGAAGGAGCACACGCCCTGTACGCTGTCCCACGTCCGAGCTCATCTCTTCAAACTCTGGCACCACAC GCTGCAGATCCACCAGGACCTGAGGGAAGATCTGGCCAAAGCCAAGAACCTGTCGGCGATAGAGGAGGTGAACCGCCAGCTCAAACGCCGCTGCCAG GAGGAGATGAGCAAAGACGAATCGGAACGACTGCAGACCGGACTGCCCTTCCCTCACTGGATCTGTCAGCCGTACGTCAGACCAGC GCCGAAGGATCCGGGCAGCGAGAACGGCGTGAGGGTGGCGAGCGTGAAGAGGGCGCTGGAGGACAGCGACAGCTCCAGCGACTCGCTCTCCAAAAACAAGCAGAAGAAGAAGATGAGGAACCCGCAGAAGAACTTCTGTCCCGAACTGAAAC CGAAATACATCAGATGTGAGCAGTGTGGGAATCCCAAA GGGAACAAGTGCGTGTTTAACTTGTGTCGTGGCTGCTGTAAGAAAAAGGCCTATAAAGAAGTCGCCGACTGTCCCA GTCACGGCTTGAGGTTTAAGACGAAGGCGCTGAAACAGAAGCTGGCGGTGCAGACAGAGTCGCCCACCGAGTCCTGA